From one Cygnus olor isolate bCygOlo1 chromosome 26, bCygOlo1.pri.v2, whole genome shotgun sequence genomic stretch:
- the MYO1F gene encoding unconventional myosin-If isoform X3, translated as MGSKERFHWQSHNVKQSGVDDMVLLSKISEEAIVENLKKRFMDDYIFTYIGPVLISVNPFKQMPYFTDREIELYQGAAQYENPPHIYALTDNMYRNMLIDGENQCVIISGESGAGKTVAAKYIMGYISKVSGGGDKVQHVKDIILQSNPLLEAFGNAKTVRNNNSSRFVSPWGRRGPCQGLVPCSAIARIVPVVLVAWLEGTARGWVLMGTMPGQGKYFEIQFSRGGEPDGGKISNFLLEKSRVVSQNEHERNFHIYYQLIEGASQEQRQNLGIMSPDYYYYLNQSDTYQVEGTDDRNDFHETMNAMQVIGIRGEDQQLVLQIVAGILHLGNISFREEGNYAQVENADSLAFPAYLLGIDRDRLNSKVTSRKMDSKWGGRSESITVTLNVEQAAYTRDALAKGLYARVFDFLVESINRAMQKPYEEYSIGVLDIYGFEIFQKNGFEQFCINFVNEKLQQIFIELTLKAEQEEYVQEGIKWTQIQYFNNKVVCDLIENKLNPPGIMSVLDDVCATMHATGEGADQTLLQKLQAAVGTHEHFNSWSSGFVIHHYAGKVSYDVNGFCERNRDVLFTDLIELMQSSEYGFIRMLFPEKLDSDKKGRPTTAGSKIKKQANDLVNTLMKCTPHYIRCIKPNETKKPRDWEESRVKHQVEYLGLKENIRVRRAGFAYRRLFQKFLQRYAILTPETWPCWRGDERQGVQHLLRSVNMDPDQYQMGRSKVFVKNPESLFLLEEMRERKFDGFARVIQKAWRRHIAIRKYEQMREEASSILYNCKERRRNSINRNFVGDYLGMEERPELRQFLAKRERVDFADSITKYDRRFKPIKRDFILTPKYFYLIGREKVKKGPEKGQIKEVLKKKVEIQAVSGVSLSTRQDDFFILHENDADNFLESIFKTELVSLLSKRYEELTHTKLQLTFKDTLQFRVKKEGWGGGGTRNVTFMRGQGDVAILKAGGKTLTSPQGRG; from the exons ATG ggcagcaaggAGCGCTTCCACTGGCAGAGCCACAATGTCAAGCAGAGCGGAGTGGATGACATGGTCCTGCTCTCCAAGATCTCCGAGGAGGCCATCGTGGAGAACCTCAAGAAGCGCTTTATGGACGATTACATCTTC ACCTACATCGGGCCGGTGCTCATCTCTGTCAACCCCTTCAAGCAGATGCCGTACTTCACCGACCGAGAGATCGAGCTGTACCAGGGGGCG GCTCAGTATGAAAATCCCCCCCACATCTATGCGCTGACGGACAACATGTACCGAAACATGCTGATCGATGGGGAGAACCAATGCGTCATCATCAG TGGAGAAAGCGGGGCCGGGAAAACAGTGGCAGCGAAATACATCATGGGCTACATCTCCAAAGTGTCCGGGGGTGGCGACAAGGTGCAG CACGTGAAGGACATCATCCTGCAGTCCAACCCACTGCTGGAAGCCTTCGGCAACGCCAAAACCGTCCGCAACAACAACTCGAGCCGCTTTGTAAGTCCCTGGGGCAGGCGTGGACCATGCCAAGGGTTGGTACCTTGCAGTGCCATAGCCAGGATCGTCCCTGTCGTGCTTGTGGCGTGGCTGGAGGGGACAGCCAGGGGCTGGGTGCTGATGGGCACCATGCCTGGGCAGGGGAAATACTTCGAGATCCAGTTCAGCCGGGGCGGTGAGCCCGACGGGGGGAAGATCTCCAACTTCCTGCTGGAGAAGTCACGGGTGGTGAGCCAGAACGAGCACGAGAGGAACTTCCACATCTACTACCAG CTCATCGAAGGGGCGTCCCAAGAGCAGCGGCAGAACCTGGGCATCATGAGCCCGGATTATTACTACTACTTGAACCAGTCGGACACGTACCAGGTAGAAGGCACGGACGACCGCAACGACTTCCATGAGACCATG AATGCCATGCAGGTGATCGGCATCCGGGGCGAGGaccagcagctggtgctgcagaTCGTGGCAGGGATCCTCCACCTGGGCAACATCAGTTTTCGGGAGGAGGGCAACTATGCCCAGGTGGAAAATGCCGACT ccctggcctTCCCCGCCTACCTGCTGGGCATCGACCGCGACCGCCTCAACAGCAAGGTCACCAGCCGCAAGATGGACAGCAAGTGGGGCGGACGCTCCGAGTCCATCACCGTCACCCTCAACGTGGAGCAGGCGGCTTACACCCGGGACGCCCTGGCCAAGGGGCTCTATGCTCGTGTCTTTGACTTCCTCGTGGAG TCCATCAACCGAGCCATGCAGAAGCCGTACGAGGAGTACAGCATTGGGGTGCTGGACATCTACGGCTTCGAAATATTCCAG aaaaatggttttgagcAGTTCTGCATTAACTTTGTGAatgagaagctgcagcagatCTTCATAGAGCTGACCCTGAAGGCAGAACAG GAGGAGTACGTGCAGGAGGGCATCAAATGGACCCAGATCCAGTACTTCAACAACAAGGTGGTGTGCGACCTGATAGAGAACAAGCTG AACCCTCCCGGGATCATGAGCGTCCTGGATGACGTCTGTGCCACCATGCACGCCACCGGCGAGGGCGCTGACCAGAccctgctgcagaagctgcaggcGGCCGTGGGCACCCATGAGCACTTCAACAGCTGGAGCTCAGGCTTTGTCATCCACCACTACGCAGGCAAG gtCTCCTACGATGTGAACGGCTTCTGTGAGCGCAACCGGGACGTGCTCTTCACTGACCTGATTGAGCTCATGCAGAGCAGCGAATA CGGTTTCATCCGGATGCTTTTCCCGGAGAAGCTTGATTCTGACAAAAAGGGCCGCCCAACCACTGCAGGCTCCAAAATCAAG AAACAGGCTAACGACCTGGTGAACACGTTAATGAAGTGCACACCACACTACATCCGCTGCATCAAGCCCAACGAGACCAAGAAACCCCGTGACTGGGAGGAGAGCAG GGTGAAGCACCAAGTCGAGTACCTGGGGCTGAAGGAGAATATCCGCGTACGCCGGGCTGGTTTCGCCTACCGCCGCCTTTTCCAGAAATTCCTGCAACG CTACGCCATCCTCACCCCCGAGACGTGGCCGTGCTGGCGCGGGGACGAGCGGCAAGGCGTGCAGCACTTGCTGCGCTCTGTCAACATGGACCCAGACCAGTACCAGATGGGACGGAGCAAGGTGTTTGTCAAGAACCCCGAGTCG ctcttcctcctgGAGGAGATGCGGGAGCGGAAATTTGACGGCTTCGCCCGGGTGATCCAGAAGGCCTGGCGCCGGCACATCGCCATCCGGAAATACGAGCAGATGCGAGAGGAGG CCTCCAGCATCCTCTACAACTGCAAAGAGCGGCGGAGGAACAGCATCAACAGGAATTTTGTGGGCGATTACCTGGGCATGGAGGAGCGGCCAGAGCTGCGGCAATTCCTAGCCAAGAGGGAGCGGGTTGACTTCGCCGACTCCATCACGAAGTATGACCGGAGGTTCAAG CCCATCAAGCGGGACTTCATCCTCACCCCCAAGTACTTTTACCTGATCGGGCGGGAGAAGGTGAAGAAAGGCCCTGAGAAGGGGCAGATCAAGGAGGTGCTCAAGAAGAAGGTGGAGATCCAGGCGGTGAGCGGCGTCTCGCTGAG caccCGGCAGGATGATTTCTTCATCCTCCATGAGAACGATGCCGACAACTTCCTCGAGTCCATCTTCAAGACGGAGCTGGTCAGCCTGCTGAGCAAGCGCTACGAGGAGCTCACCCATACCAAGCTGCAACTCACCTTCAAAGACAC acTACAGTTTCGGGTGAAGAAGGAGGGctggggcggcggcggcacccgCAATGTCACCTTCATGAGAGGACAGGGCGACGTGGCCATCCTCAAAGCTGGAGGCAAAACCCTTACG agCCCACAAGGAAGGGGGTGA
- the MYO1F gene encoding unconventional myosin-If isoform X2, giving the protein MGSKERFHWQSHNVKQSGVDDMVLLSKISEEAIVENLKKRFMDDYIFTYIGPVLISVNPFKQMPYFTDREIELYQGAAQYENPPHIYALTDNMYRNMLIDGENQCVIISGESGAGKTVAAKYIMGYISKVSGGGDKVQHVKDIILQSNPLLEAFGNAKTVRNNNSSRFGKYFEIQFSRGGEPDGGKISNFLLEKSRVVSQNEHERNFHIYYQLIEGASQEQRQNLGIMSPDYYYYLNQSDTYQVEGTDDRNDFHETMNAMQVIGIRGEDQQLVLQIVAGILHLGNISFREEGNYAQVENADSLAFPAYLLGIDRDRLNSKVTSRKMDSKWGGRSESITVTLNVEQAAYTRDALAKGLYARVFDFLVESINRAMQKPYEEYSIGVLDIYGFEIFQKNGFEQFCINFVNEKLQQIFIELTLKAEQEEYVQEGIKWTQIQYFNNKVVCDLIENKLNPPGIMSVLDDVCATMHATGEGADQTLLQKLQAAVGTHEHFNSWSSGFVIHHYAGKVSYDVNGFCERNRDVLFTDLIELMQSSEYGFIRMLFPEKLDSDKKGRPTTAGSKIKKQANDLVNTLMKCTPHYIRCIKPNETKKPRDWEESRVKHQVEYLGLKENIRVRRAGFAYRRLFQKFLQRYAILTPETWPCWRGDERQGVQHLLRSVNMDPDQYQMGRSKVFVKNPESLFLLEEMRERKFDGFARVIQKAWRRHIAIRKYEQMREEASSILYNCKERRRNSINRNFVGDYLGMEERPELRQFLAKRERVDFADSITKYDRRFKPIKRDFILTPKYFYLIGREKVKKGPEKGQIKEVLKKKVEIQAVSGVSLSTRQDDFFILHENDADNFLESIFKTELVSLLSKRYEELTHTKLQLTFKDTLQFRVKKEGWGGGGTRNVTFMRGQGDVAILKAGGKTLTVSIGDGLPRNSKPTRKGVTQSRGGSRYPAPSRSAPPAPQGTCKNGAPQFPRGNSRAQRDTYKTPQKQARAPPATVLPTQSTNRRPKTRPPSEQNMEFLNVPDQGVAGMQRRRSVGQRPPPAGRPKPQPKVATPRCRALYQYIGQDVDELSFNVGDIIDILLEDISGWWKGRLHGKEGLFPGNYVQKI; this is encoded by the exons ATG ggcagcaaggAGCGCTTCCACTGGCAGAGCCACAATGTCAAGCAGAGCGGAGTGGATGACATGGTCCTGCTCTCCAAGATCTCCGAGGAGGCCATCGTGGAGAACCTCAAGAAGCGCTTTATGGACGATTACATCTTC ACCTACATCGGGCCGGTGCTCATCTCTGTCAACCCCTTCAAGCAGATGCCGTACTTCACCGACCGAGAGATCGAGCTGTACCAGGGGGCG GCTCAGTATGAAAATCCCCCCCACATCTATGCGCTGACGGACAACATGTACCGAAACATGCTGATCGATGGGGAGAACCAATGCGTCATCATCAG TGGAGAAAGCGGGGCCGGGAAAACAGTGGCAGCGAAATACATCATGGGCTACATCTCCAAAGTGTCCGGGGGTGGCGACAAGGTGCAG CACGTGAAGGACATCATCCTGCAGTCCAACCCACTGCTGGAAGCCTTCGGCAACGCCAAAACCGTCCGCAACAACAACTCGAGCCGCTTT GGGAAATACTTCGAGATCCAGTTCAGCCGGGGCGGTGAGCCCGACGGGGGGAAGATCTCCAACTTCCTGCTGGAGAAGTCACGGGTGGTGAGCCAGAACGAGCACGAGAGGAACTTCCACATCTACTACCAG CTCATCGAAGGGGCGTCCCAAGAGCAGCGGCAGAACCTGGGCATCATGAGCCCGGATTATTACTACTACTTGAACCAGTCGGACACGTACCAGGTAGAAGGCACGGACGACCGCAACGACTTCCATGAGACCATG AATGCCATGCAGGTGATCGGCATCCGGGGCGAGGaccagcagctggtgctgcagaTCGTGGCAGGGATCCTCCACCTGGGCAACATCAGTTTTCGGGAGGAGGGCAACTATGCCCAGGTGGAAAATGCCGACT ccctggcctTCCCCGCCTACCTGCTGGGCATCGACCGCGACCGCCTCAACAGCAAGGTCACCAGCCGCAAGATGGACAGCAAGTGGGGCGGACGCTCCGAGTCCATCACCGTCACCCTCAACGTGGAGCAGGCGGCTTACACCCGGGACGCCCTGGCCAAGGGGCTCTATGCTCGTGTCTTTGACTTCCTCGTGGAG TCCATCAACCGAGCCATGCAGAAGCCGTACGAGGAGTACAGCATTGGGGTGCTGGACATCTACGGCTTCGAAATATTCCAG aaaaatggttttgagcAGTTCTGCATTAACTTTGTGAatgagaagctgcagcagatCTTCATAGAGCTGACCCTGAAGGCAGAACAG GAGGAGTACGTGCAGGAGGGCATCAAATGGACCCAGATCCAGTACTTCAACAACAAGGTGGTGTGCGACCTGATAGAGAACAAGCTG AACCCTCCCGGGATCATGAGCGTCCTGGATGACGTCTGTGCCACCATGCACGCCACCGGCGAGGGCGCTGACCAGAccctgctgcagaagctgcaggcGGCCGTGGGCACCCATGAGCACTTCAACAGCTGGAGCTCAGGCTTTGTCATCCACCACTACGCAGGCAAG gtCTCCTACGATGTGAACGGCTTCTGTGAGCGCAACCGGGACGTGCTCTTCACTGACCTGATTGAGCTCATGCAGAGCAGCGAATA CGGTTTCATCCGGATGCTTTTCCCGGAGAAGCTTGATTCTGACAAAAAGGGCCGCCCAACCACTGCAGGCTCCAAAATCAAG AAACAGGCTAACGACCTGGTGAACACGTTAATGAAGTGCACACCACACTACATCCGCTGCATCAAGCCCAACGAGACCAAGAAACCCCGTGACTGGGAGGAGAGCAG GGTGAAGCACCAAGTCGAGTACCTGGGGCTGAAGGAGAATATCCGCGTACGCCGGGCTGGTTTCGCCTACCGCCGCCTTTTCCAGAAATTCCTGCAACG CTACGCCATCCTCACCCCCGAGACGTGGCCGTGCTGGCGCGGGGACGAGCGGCAAGGCGTGCAGCACTTGCTGCGCTCTGTCAACATGGACCCAGACCAGTACCAGATGGGACGGAGCAAGGTGTTTGTCAAGAACCCCGAGTCG ctcttcctcctgGAGGAGATGCGGGAGCGGAAATTTGACGGCTTCGCCCGGGTGATCCAGAAGGCCTGGCGCCGGCACATCGCCATCCGGAAATACGAGCAGATGCGAGAGGAGG CCTCCAGCATCCTCTACAACTGCAAAGAGCGGCGGAGGAACAGCATCAACAGGAATTTTGTGGGCGATTACCTGGGCATGGAGGAGCGGCCAGAGCTGCGGCAATTCCTAGCCAAGAGGGAGCGGGTTGACTTCGCCGACTCCATCACGAAGTATGACCGGAGGTTCAAG CCCATCAAGCGGGACTTCATCCTCACCCCCAAGTACTTTTACCTGATCGGGCGGGAGAAGGTGAAGAAAGGCCCTGAGAAGGGGCAGATCAAGGAGGTGCTCAAGAAGAAGGTGGAGATCCAGGCGGTGAGCGGCGTCTCGCTGAG caccCGGCAGGATGATTTCTTCATCCTCCATGAGAACGATGCCGACAACTTCCTCGAGTCCATCTTCAAGACGGAGCTGGTCAGCCTGCTGAGCAAGCGCTACGAGGAGCTCACCCATACCAAGCTGCAACTCACCTTCAAAGACAC acTACAGTTTCGGGTGAAGAAGGAGGGctggggcggcggcggcacccgCAATGTCACCTTCATGAGAGGACAGGGCGACGTGGCCATCCTCAAAGCTGGAGGCAAAACCCTTACGGTCAGCATCGGGGACGGGCTCCCCAGGAACTCCA agCCCACAAGGAAGGGGGTGACGCAGagcagaggtggcagcaggTATCCAGCACCTTCCCGGAgtgcccccccagcaccccaag GCACCTGCAAGAACGGGGCTCCCCAGTTCCCACGTGGGAACAGCCGGGCTCAGCGGGACACCTACAAGACACCCCAGAAGCAGGCACGGGCACCACCGGCCACAGTGCTGCCCACCCAAAGCACAAACCGCCGGCCAAAGACACGGCCCCCATCCGAGCAGAACATGGAGTTCCTCAACGTGCCTGACCAGGGGGTGGCCGG CATGCAGCGGAGGCGAAGCGTGGGCCAGCGGCCACCCCCGGCCGGGCGCCCCAAGCCGCAGCCCAAGGTGGCCACGCCGCGCTGCCGTGCGCTGTACCAGTACATCGGGCAGGACGTGGACGAGCTCAGTTTCAACGTGGGGGACATCATCGACATCCTGCTGGAAG ATATTTCTGGTTGGTGGAAGGGACGGCTGCATGGCAAGGAGGGGCTTTTTCCTGGGAACTACGTGCAGAAGATCTGA
- the MYO1F gene encoding unconventional myosin-If isoform X1 — protein MGSKERFHWQSHNVKQSGVDDMVLLSKISEEAIVENLKKRFMDDYIFTYIGPVLISVNPFKQMPYFTDREIELYQGAAQYENPPHIYALTDNMYRNMLIDGENQCVIISGESGAGKTVAAKYIMGYISKVSGGGDKVQHVKDIILQSNPLLEAFGNAKTVRNNNSSRFVSPWGRRGPCQGLVPCSAIARIVPVVLVAWLEGTARGWVLMGTMPGQGKYFEIQFSRGGEPDGGKISNFLLEKSRVVSQNEHERNFHIYYQLIEGASQEQRQNLGIMSPDYYYYLNQSDTYQVEGTDDRNDFHETMNAMQVIGIRGEDQQLVLQIVAGILHLGNISFREEGNYAQVENADSLAFPAYLLGIDRDRLNSKVTSRKMDSKWGGRSESITVTLNVEQAAYTRDALAKGLYARVFDFLVESINRAMQKPYEEYSIGVLDIYGFEIFQKNGFEQFCINFVNEKLQQIFIELTLKAEQEEYVQEGIKWTQIQYFNNKVVCDLIENKLNPPGIMSVLDDVCATMHATGEGADQTLLQKLQAAVGTHEHFNSWSSGFVIHHYAGKVSYDVNGFCERNRDVLFTDLIELMQSSEYGFIRMLFPEKLDSDKKGRPTTAGSKIKKQANDLVNTLMKCTPHYIRCIKPNETKKPRDWEESRVKHQVEYLGLKENIRVRRAGFAYRRLFQKFLQRYAILTPETWPCWRGDERQGVQHLLRSVNMDPDQYQMGRSKVFVKNPESLFLLEEMRERKFDGFARVIQKAWRRHIAIRKYEQMREEASSILYNCKERRRNSINRNFVGDYLGMEERPELRQFLAKRERVDFADSITKYDRRFKPIKRDFILTPKYFYLIGREKVKKGPEKGQIKEVLKKKVEIQAVSGVSLSTRQDDFFILHENDADNFLESIFKTELVSLLSKRYEELTHTKLQLTFKDTLQFRVKKEGWGGGGTRNVTFMRGQGDVAILKAGGKTLTVSIGDGLPRNSKPTRKGVTQSRGGSRYPAPSRSAPPAPQGTCKNGAPQFPRGNSRAQRDTYKTPQKQARAPPATVLPTQSTNRRPKTRPPSEQNMEFLNVPDQGVAGMQRRRSVGQRPPPAGRPKPQPKVATPRCRALYQYIGQDVDELSFNVGDIIDILLEDISGWWKGRLHGKEGLFPGNYVQKI, from the exons ATG ggcagcaaggAGCGCTTCCACTGGCAGAGCCACAATGTCAAGCAGAGCGGAGTGGATGACATGGTCCTGCTCTCCAAGATCTCCGAGGAGGCCATCGTGGAGAACCTCAAGAAGCGCTTTATGGACGATTACATCTTC ACCTACATCGGGCCGGTGCTCATCTCTGTCAACCCCTTCAAGCAGATGCCGTACTTCACCGACCGAGAGATCGAGCTGTACCAGGGGGCG GCTCAGTATGAAAATCCCCCCCACATCTATGCGCTGACGGACAACATGTACCGAAACATGCTGATCGATGGGGAGAACCAATGCGTCATCATCAG TGGAGAAAGCGGGGCCGGGAAAACAGTGGCAGCGAAATACATCATGGGCTACATCTCCAAAGTGTCCGGGGGTGGCGACAAGGTGCAG CACGTGAAGGACATCATCCTGCAGTCCAACCCACTGCTGGAAGCCTTCGGCAACGCCAAAACCGTCCGCAACAACAACTCGAGCCGCTTTGTAAGTCCCTGGGGCAGGCGTGGACCATGCCAAGGGTTGGTACCTTGCAGTGCCATAGCCAGGATCGTCCCTGTCGTGCTTGTGGCGTGGCTGGAGGGGACAGCCAGGGGCTGGGTGCTGATGGGCACCATGCCTGGGCAGGGGAAATACTTCGAGATCCAGTTCAGCCGGGGCGGTGAGCCCGACGGGGGGAAGATCTCCAACTTCCTGCTGGAGAAGTCACGGGTGGTGAGCCAGAACGAGCACGAGAGGAACTTCCACATCTACTACCAG CTCATCGAAGGGGCGTCCCAAGAGCAGCGGCAGAACCTGGGCATCATGAGCCCGGATTATTACTACTACTTGAACCAGTCGGACACGTACCAGGTAGAAGGCACGGACGACCGCAACGACTTCCATGAGACCATG AATGCCATGCAGGTGATCGGCATCCGGGGCGAGGaccagcagctggtgctgcagaTCGTGGCAGGGATCCTCCACCTGGGCAACATCAGTTTTCGGGAGGAGGGCAACTATGCCCAGGTGGAAAATGCCGACT ccctggcctTCCCCGCCTACCTGCTGGGCATCGACCGCGACCGCCTCAACAGCAAGGTCACCAGCCGCAAGATGGACAGCAAGTGGGGCGGACGCTCCGAGTCCATCACCGTCACCCTCAACGTGGAGCAGGCGGCTTACACCCGGGACGCCCTGGCCAAGGGGCTCTATGCTCGTGTCTTTGACTTCCTCGTGGAG TCCATCAACCGAGCCATGCAGAAGCCGTACGAGGAGTACAGCATTGGGGTGCTGGACATCTACGGCTTCGAAATATTCCAG aaaaatggttttgagcAGTTCTGCATTAACTTTGTGAatgagaagctgcagcagatCTTCATAGAGCTGACCCTGAAGGCAGAACAG GAGGAGTACGTGCAGGAGGGCATCAAATGGACCCAGATCCAGTACTTCAACAACAAGGTGGTGTGCGACCTGATAGAGAACAAGCTG AACCCTCCCGGGATCATGAGCGTCCTGGATGACGTCTGTGCCACCATGCACGCCACCGGCGAGGGCGCTGACCAGAccctgctgcagaagctgcaggcGGCCGTGGGCACCCATGAGCACTTCAACAGCTGGAGCTCAGGCTTTGTCATCCACCACTACGCAGGCAAG gtCTCCTACGATGTGAACGGCTTCTGTGAGCGCAACCGGGACGTGCTCTTCACTGACCTGATTGAGCTCATGCAGAGCAGCGAATA CGGTTTCATCCGGATGCTTTTCCCGGAGAAGCTTGATTCTGACAAAAAGGGCCGCCCAACCACTGCAGGCTCCAAAATCAAG AAACAGGCTAACGACCTGGTGAACACGTTAATGAAGTGCACACCACACTACATCCGCTGCATCAAGCCCAACGAGACCAAGAAACCCCGTGACTGGGAGGAGAGCAG GGTGAAGCACCAAGTCGAGTACCTGGGGCTGAAGGAGAATATCCGCGTACGCCGGGCTGGTTTCGCCTACCGCCGCCTTTTCCAGAAATTCCTGCAACG CTACGCCATCCTCACCCCCGAGACGTGGCCGTGCTGGCGCGGGGACGAGCGGCAAGGCGTGCAGCACTTGCTGCGCTCTGTCAACATGGACCCAGACCAGTACCAGATGGGACGGAGCAAGGTGTTTGTCAAGAACCCCGAGTCG ctcttcctcctgGAGGAGATGCGGGAGCGGAAATTTGACGGCTTCGCCCGGGTGATCCAGAAGGCCTGGCGCCGGCACATCGCCATCCGGAAATACGAGCAGATGCGAGAGGAGG CCTCCAGCATCCTCTACAACTGCAAAGAGCGGCGGAGGAACAGCATCAACAGGAATTTTGTGGGCGATTACCTGGGCATGGAGGAGCGGCCAGAGCTGCGGCAATTCCTAGCCAAGAGGGAGCGGGTTGACTTCGCCGACTCCATCACGAAGTATGACCGGAGGTTCAAG CCCATCAAGCGGGACTTCATCCTCACCCCCAAGTACTTTTACCTGATCGGGCGGGAGAAGGTGAAGAAAGGCCCTGAGAAGGGGCAGATCAAGGAGGTGCTCAAGAAGAAGGTGGAGATCCAGGCGGTGAGCGGCGTCTCGCTGAG caccCGGCAGGATGATTTCTTCATCCTCCATGAGAACGATGCCGACAACTTCCTCGAGTCCATCTTCAAGACGGAGCTGGTCAGCCTGCTGAGCAAGCGCTACGAGGAGCTCACCCATACCAAGCTGCAACTCACCTTCAAAGACAC acTACAGTTTCGGGTGAAGAAGGAGGGctggggcggcggcggcacccgCAATGTCACCTTCATGAGAGGACAGGGCGACGTGGCCATCCTCAAAGCTGGAGGCAAAACCCTTACGGTCAGCATCGGGGACGGGCTCCCCAGGAACTCCA agCCCACAAGGAAGGGGGTGACGCAGagcagaggtggcagcaggTATCCAGCACCTTCCCGGAgtgcccccccagcaccccaag GCACCTGCAAGAACGGGGCTCCCCAGTTCCCACGTGGGAACAGCCGGGCTCAGCGGGACACCTACAAGACACCCCAGAAGCAGGCACGGGCACCACCGGCCACAGTGCTGCCCACCCAAAGCACAAACCGCCGGCCAAAGACACGGCCCCCATCCGAGCAGAACATGGAGTTCCTCAACGTGCCTGACCAGGGGGTGGCCGG CATGCAGCGGAGGCGAAGCGTGGGCCAGCGGCCACCCCCGGCCGGGCGCCCCAAGCCGCAGCCCAAGGTGGCCACGCCGCGCTGCCGTGCGCTGTACCAGTACATCGGGCAGGACGTGGACGAGCTCAGTTTCAACGTGGGGGACATCATCGACATCCTGCTGGAAG ATATTTCTGGTTGGTGGAAGGGACGGCTGCATGGCAAGGAGGGGCTTTTTCCTGGGAACTACGTGCAGAAGATCTGA